A window of the Vigna angularis cultivar LongXiaoDou No.4 chromosome 3, ASM1680809v1, whole genome shotgun sequence genome harbors these coding sequences:
- the LOC108325393 gene encoding leucine-rich repeat extensin-like protein 6 has translation MASHSPKRKGPYLNAVSLLLLISFINPSHQAEHPFSPLPPLNPRLSKAYTALQAWKHKITSDPKNFTLNWCGPNVCNYTGIYCAPAPDDPHIYTVAGVDLNHASISGSLPEELGLLTDLALFHINSNRFCGSLPNSFDHLNLLHELDISNNQFSGPFPDVLLCISSLKYLDIRFNNFYGNIPSRLFDLKLDALFINNNNFKFSLPETFGNSPASVVVFANNDLNGCLPSSLAKMNATLNEIIITNSGLTGCLPSEIGDLNKVTVFDVSFNKLVGDLPQSLGKMKRLEQLNVAHNMLSGTIPESVCMLPRLENFTYSYNYFCSESPVCLKLKDKDDTKNCIPYRPLQRSPDECAAFYKYPVHCSAFGCVSPSPPPPPPPPPPPPPPPPPPPPEKYHHYP, from the coding sequence ATGGCCTCTCATTCTCCCAAGAGAAAAGGCCCTTATCTTAATGCAGTCTCCCTCCTCCTTCTCATCTCCTTCATCAACCCTTCACACCAAGCTGAACACCCTTTTTCACCTCTTCCCCCTCTAAATCCAAGGCTCTCCAAAGCCTACACAGCACTCCAAGCATGGAAACACAAAATCACATCAGACCCCAAAAACTTCACCTTAAACTGGTGTGGCCCCAATGTTTGCAACTACACTGGCATATACTGTGCACCTGCCCCAGATGACCCTCACATCTACACTGTTGCTGGGGTTGACCTAAACCATGCCTCCATATCTGGTTCGTTGCCAGAAGAACTTGGCCTCTTAACTGACCTAGCACTTTTCCACATAAACTCCAACCGCTTCTGTGGTTCCCTCCCCAACAGCTTCGACCACCTAAATCTCCTCCATGAACTAGACATAAGCAACAACCAATTCTCAGGACCCTTCCCCGATGTTCTTCTCTGCATCTCCTCGTTAAAATACTTGGACATCAGATTCAATAACTTCTACGGCAACATTCCCTCGCGCCTCTTCGATCTCAAACTCGATGCCCTtttcatcaacaacaacaacttcaAATTCTCCCTGCCTGAGACCTTCGGCAACAGTCCTGCTTCTGTTGTTGTGTTTGCAAACAATGACCTCAATGGGTGTCTCCCTTCGAGTTTGGCCAAAATGAACGCTACCCTTAACGAGATTATCATCACCAACAGTGGTTTAACGGGCTGTTTGCCTAGTGAGATAGGGGATTTGAACAAAGTGACCGTGTTTGATGTGAGCTTCAACAAGCTTGTTGGAGATTTGCCCCAGTCCTTGGGGAAAATGAAGAGGTTGGAGCAGTTGAATGTGGCGCATAACATGCTTTCTGGCACCATTCCTGAGAGTGTGTGCATGTTGCCGAGGTTGGAGAATTTCACGTACTCGTACAACTACTTCTGCAGTGAGTCACCGGTGTGTCTCAAGTTGAAGGATAAGGATGATACCAAGAACTGCATTCCTTATAGGCCATTGCAAAGGTCACCCGATGAGTGTGCAGCTTTCTACAAATATCCTGTTCATTGCAGTGCCTTTGGTTGTGTATCTCCATCGCCGCCGCCGccaccacctcctcctcctccaccaccaccaccgccGCCGCCTCCACCACCGGAAAAATACCACCACTATCCCTGA